The following are encoded in a window of Arvicanthis niloticus isolate mArvNil1 chromosome 1, mArvNil1.pat.X, whole genome shotgun sequence genomic DNA:
- the Prrt2 gene encoding proline-rich transmembrane protein 2 isoform X1, whose product MRLRRIETAGRCGLQTSGWHGNAGARQTRGWCWVRPTIGRRSPPPQPLLKATREPLKEGLRRICYCHCCFLFPTGPLPSLFSKMAASSSEVSEMKGVEDSSNTQTEGPRHSEEGLGPAEVVAEIPDQPEALQPGPGITAAPVDSGPKAELAPETTETPVETSETVQATNLSLNPGEDSKTNPSPSSSPKEACQEPASKPEENREATAEQGSEQQSAAPPEPTSEPACLLNTQSDSQPTSQSPPKPPLQAEPPTQEDPTTEILTESTGEKQENGAVVPLQAGDGEEGPAPQPHSPPSTKTPPANGAPPRVLQKLVEEDRVGRAHGGHPGSPRGSLSRHPSSQLAGPGVEGGEGTQKPRDYIILAILSCFCPMWPVNIVAFAYAVMSRNSLQQGDVDGAQRLGRVAKLLSIVALVGGVLIIIASCVINLGVYK is encoded by the exons ATGAGACTGAGACGAATTGAGACTGCTGGTAGGTGTGGACTACAGACATCTGGGTGGCATGGGAATGCAGGTGCCAGGCAAACTAGAGGGTGGTGCTGGGTGCGCCCTACCATCGGGAGAAGATCCCCTCCCCCTCAGCCTCTACTGAAAGCAACAAGGGAACCCCTAAAAGAAGGGCTAAGAAG gaTTTGCTACTGTCACTGCTGTTTCCTCTTCCCCACGggccctctcccatctctcttctctaaGATGGCAGCCAGCAGCTCTGAGGTCTCTGAGATGAAGGGGGTGGAAGACAGTTCCAACACCCAGACAGAAGGTCCCAGGCATTCTGAAGAAGGATTAGGTCCTGCCGAGGTTGTAGCAGAGATCCCAGATCAGCCAGAGGCCCTTCAGCCAGGCCCAGGCATCACTGCAGCCCCTGTAGACTCAGGGCCTAAGGCAGAGCTGGCACCAGAAACCACAGAGACCCCAGTTGAAACCTCAGAAACAGTCCAGGCCACAAACCTCAGCTTAAACCCAGGAGAAGACTCCAAGAccaaccccagccccagctccagccccAAAGAGGCATGCCAAGAGCCAGCATCCAAaccagaggagaacagagaagctaCCGCAGAGCAAGGGTCTGAGCAGCAGTCTGCAGCTCCTCCTGAGCCAACCTCAGAGCCTGCTTGTCTGCTAAATACCCAGTCAGACTCTCAGCCAACTTCCCAGTCTCCTCCTAAACCACCCCTTCAGGCAGAGCCCCCCACCCAAGAGGACCCTACCACAGAGATCCTGACAGAAAGTACaggggaaaaacaagaaaatggagCAGTGGTTCCCCTTCAGGCTGGGGACGGGGAAGAGGGCCCAGCCCCCCAGCCTCACTCACCACCCTCAACTAAAACACCCCCAGCCAATGGGGCTCCCCCCCGTGTGCTGCAGAAGCTGGTTGAGGAAGACAGAGTAGGAAGGGCTCATGGTGGGCATCCAGGATCTCCTCGGGGTAGCCTAAGCCGTCACCCCAGCTCCCAGCTGGCAGGGCCTGGGGTGGAAGGGGGTGAAGGCACCCAGAAACCTCGGGACTATATCATCCTTGCCATCCTGTCCTGCTTCTGCCCCATGTGGCCTGTCAACATTGTGGCCTTCGCTTATGCCGTCATG TCCCGGAACAGCCTGCAACAGGGGGACGTGGATGGGGCTCAACGTCTGGGCCGAGTAGCCAAGCTTTTAAGCATCGTGGCGCTGGTTGGGGGGGTCCTCATCATCATCGCCTCCTGTGTCATCAACTTAGGCG TGTATAAGTGA
- the Maz gene encoding myc-associated zinc finger protein isoform X2 has protein sequence MFPVFPCTLLAPPFPVLGLDSRGVGGLMNSFPPPQGHAQNPLQVGAELQSRFFASQGCAQSPFQAAPAPPPTPQAPAAEPLQVDLLPVLAAAQESAAAAAAAAAAAAAVVTAPPAPAAASTVDTAALKQPPAPPPPPPAVSAPAAEAAPPAAAATIAAAAATAVVAPTSTVAVAPVASVLEKKTKSKGPYICALCAKEFKNGYNLRRHEAIHTGAKAGRVPSGAMKMPTMVPLSLLSVPQLSGASGGGGEAGAGGGTAAVAAGGVVTTTASGKRIRKNHACEMCGKAFRDVYHLNRHKLSHSDEKPYQCPVCQQRFKRKDRMSYHVRSHDGAVHKPYNCSHCGKSFSRPDHLNSHVRQVHSTERPFKCEKCEAAFATKDRLRAHTVRHEEKVPCHVCGKMLSSAYISDHMKVHSQGPHHVCELCNKGTGEVCPMAAAAAAAAAAAAAAVVAAPPTAVGSLSGAEGVPVSSQPLPSQPW, from the exons ATGTTCCCCGTGTTCCCTTGCACGCTGCTGGCCCCCCCCTTCCCCGTGCTGGGCCTGGACTCCCGGGGGGTGGGCGGCCTCATGAACTCCTTCCCGCCACCTCAGGGTCACGCCCAGAACCCCCTGCAGGTCGGGGCTGAGCTCCAGTCCCGCTTCTTTGCCTCCCAGGGCTGCGCCCAGAGTCCATTCCAG GCCGCGCCAGCGCCCCCACCCACGCCCCAGGCCCCGGCGGCCGAGCCCCTCCAAGTGGACTTGCTCCCGGTTCTCGCCGCCGCGCAGGAATCAGCCGCGGCGGCTGCAGCAGCTGCGGCGGCTGCCGCTGCAGTGGTTACTGCACCCCCGGCCCCTGCTGCCGCCTCCACAGTGGACACAGCGGCCCTGAAGCAGCCTCCGGCGCCTCCTCCGCCACCCCCTGCCGTATCCGCACCAGCCGCCGAGGCCGCGCCCCCCGCCGCGGCCGCCACTATCGCCGCAGCGGCTGCCACCGCTGTCGTTGCCCCAACCTCGACGGTCGCTGTGGCCCCGGTTGCATCTGTGTtggagaagaagacaaagagCAAGGGGCCCTACATTTGCGCCTTGTGCGCCAAGGAGTTCAAGAACGGCTACAACCTCCGAAGGCACGAAGCCATCCACACAGGAGCCAAGGCTGGCCGGGTCCCTTCGGGTGCTATGAAGATGCCCACCATGGTGCCCCTGAGCCTCTTGAGCGTCCCCCAGCTGAGCGGGGccagcgggggtgggggtgaagcCGGGGCTGGCGGCGGCACGGCCGCGGTGGCGGCCGGTGGCGTTGTGACCACGACTGCCTCTGGAAAGCGCATCCGGAAGAATCACGCCTGCGAGATGTGCGGCAAGGCCTTCCGCGACGTCTACCATCTGAACCGACATAAGCTGTCGCATTCGGACGAGAAGCCCTACCAGTGCCCTGTGTGCCAGCAGCGCTTCAAGCGCAAGGACCGCATGAGTTACCACGTGCGCTCACATGACGGCGCTGTGCACAAGCCCTACAACTGCTCCCACTGTGGCAAGAGCTTCTCCCG GCCGGATCACCTCAACAGTCACGTCAGACAAGTGCATTCAACAGAGCGGCCCTTCAAATGTGAG AAATGTGAGGCAGCTTTTGCTACGAAGGATCGACTCCGAGCGCACACAGTACGACACGAGGAGAAGGTGCCATGTCATGTGTGTGGCAAGATGTTGAGCTCGGCTTATATTTCGGACCACATGAAGGTGCACAGCCAGGGCCCTCACCATGTCTGTGAGCTCTGCAACAAAG GTACTGGTGAGGTTTGTCCaatggcggcggcggcggcggcagcagcagcggcagcagcagcagcagtggtggcagccCCTCCCACAGCTGTGGGCTCCCTCTCTGGGGCAGAGGGGGTACCAGTGAGCTCTCAGCCACTTCCCTCCCAGCCTTGGTGA
- the Kif22 gene encoding kinesin-like protein KIF22 produces MNVSAKTRPPRREMASATSGPGRCVSKGGSGRRPPLARVRVAVRLRPFMDGEAKEPPCVRAIDSCSLEVANWRKYQETLKYQFDAFYGEKSTQQDVYVGSVQPILRHLLEGQNASVLAYGPTGAGKTHTMLGSPEQPGVIPRALMDLLQLTREESAEGRPWDISVVMSYLEIYQEKVLDLLDPASGDLVIREDCRGNILIPGLTQKPITSFSDFEQHFLPASRNRVVGATRLNQRSSRSHAVLLVKVDQRERLTPFRQREGKLYLIDLAGSEDNRRTGNQGIRLKESGAINTSLFVLGKVVDALNQGLPRIPYRDSKLTRLLQDSLGGSAHSILIANIAPERRFYLDTISALNFTARSKEVINRPFTNESLQPHALAPVKLSQKELLGPSEAKKAKGPEEESTGSPESIAAPASASQKLSLLQKLSNMDPAMLESLLSMERLLGSQGSQGTPLLNTPKRERMVLIKTVEEKNLEIERLKMKQKELEAKVLAQEALDPQEKENTPTVLQPTSSCSGTVAKPVKKAVVMPLQRIQKQAESSNKIHLLKKGHKRKLEQSHESEAVEKDEDYWEVQISPELLAHGRQKLLDLLNEGSARDLRSLQRIGQKKAQLIVGWRELHGPFNEVEDLEQVEGISGKQVESFLKANLLSLAASQHSGPS; encoded by the exons ATGAACGTTAGTGCTAAGACGAGGCCGCCGCGGCGGGAGATGGCGTCGGCCACCTCAG GTCCTGGTCGCTGTGTAAGCAAGGGAGGGAGTGGCCGGCGCCCACCTCTAGCTCGAGTAAGGGTGGCAGTACGACTGCGCCCGTTTATGGATGGAGAAGCAAAGGAGCCCCCCTGTGTACGAGCCATAGACAGCTGCTCTCTTGAAGTGGCTAACTGGAGGAAATACCAGGAGACTCTCAAATATCA GTTTGATGCCTTCTATGGAGAGAAGAGCACTCAGCAGGACGTCTATGTAGGTTCAGTACAGCCCATCCTAAGGCATTTGCTGGAAGGGCAGAATGCCAGTGTGCTTGCCTATGGGCCTACTGGGGCAG GGAAGACACACACAATGCTGGGCAGCCCAGAGCAGCCTGGAGTGATTCCTCGGGCTCTCATGGACCTCCTGCAATTAACAAGGGAAGAGAGTGCTGAGGGCCGGCCATgggacatttctgttgttatgtcctaTTTAGAGATCTACCAGGAAAAG GTATTAGACCTCTTGGATCCTGCATCAGGAGACCTAGTGATCCGAGAAGACTGTCGAGGGAACATCCTGATTCCAGGCCTCACACAGAAGCCCATCACAAGCTTCTCCGACTTTGAGCAGCACTTCCTTCCAGCCAGTAGAAATCGAGTTGTAGGAGCTACCCGGCTTAACCAGCGCTCTTCCCGTAGTCACGCAGTGCTCTTGGTCAAG GTAGATCAGCGTGAACGTTTGACTCCATTTCGCCAGCGGGAAGGAAAACTCTATCTTATTGATTTGGCTGGTTCAGAGGACAACCGTCGCACAGGCAACCAGGGCATTCGGCTCAAAGAGAGTGGAGCCATCAACACCTCCCTCTTTGTATTGGGCAAAGTAGTGGATGCATTAAACCAGGGTCTCCCTCGCATACCATACAGAGACAGCAAGCTCACTCGTCTGCTGCAG GACTCTCTGGGAGGCTCAGCTCACAGCATCCTCATTGCCAACATTGCTCCTGAAAGGCGTTTCTACCTGGATACAATCTCAGCATTGAACTTCACTGCTAGGTCCAAGGAGGTGATTAACCGGCCTTTCACCAATGAGAGTCTACAGCCTCATG CCTTGGCACCTGTTAAGCTGTCTCAGAAAGAACTGCTAGGCCCATCAGAGGCAAAGAAAGCCAAAGGCCCTGAAGAAGAGTCAACTGGGAGCCCTGAGTCTATAGCAGCTCCAGCATCTGCCTCTCAGAAACTAAG CCTCTTACAGAAGCTAAGCAATATGGATCCAGCCATGTTGGAGAGCCTCCTGAGTATGGAACGTTTGCTGGGTTCCCAGGGAAGCCAAGGGACACCTCTACTGAATACTCCAAAGCGAGAGCGAATGGTACTCATTAAGACAGTGGAGGAAAAGAACTTGGAGATTGAG AGGCTtaagatgaagcaaaaagaaCTGGAAGCCAAGGTGCTGGCCCAGGAGGCACTGGAtccacaggaaaaagaaaacactccCACAGTTCTCCAGCCCACTTCCTCTTGTAGTGGCACAGTGGCAAAGCCCGTGAAAAAGGCTGTCGTGATGCCCCTGCAACGGA TTCAGAAGCAGGCAGAGTCCTCAAACAAGATCCACCTCCTGAAGAAAGGCCACAAAAGGAAG CTGGAGCAATCACATGAGTCAGAAGCTGTGGAAAAGGATGAGGACTACTGGGAGGTACAGATTAGTCCAGAGTTACTGGCACATGGACGCCAAAAATTATTGGATCTGCTAAATGAAGGTTCAGCTCGGGATCTGCGCAGCCTGCAGCGCATTGGCCAGAAGAAGGCCCAGCTGATCGTGGGCTGGAGGGAGCTCCATGGCCCCTTTAATGAG GTGGAGGACTTGGAACAGGTGGAAGGCATCTCTGGGAAGCAGGTGGAGTCTTTCCTGAAG GCGAATCTCTTGAGCTTGGCTGCCAGCCAGCACAGTGGTCCCTCTTGA
- the Pagr1 gene encoding PAXIP1-associated glutamate-rich protein 1: MSLALGHGTIAGSTAAPLSEEGEVTSGLQALAVEDTGGPSVSVSKAEEEGKGSQEEAGREGSRAEESLDAPSAAIDERAEGESEDWCVPCSDEEVELPANGQSWMPPPSEIQRLYELLATQGTLELQAEILPRRPPTPEAQSEEERSDEEPEAKEEEEEKPHMPTEFDFDDEPMTPKDSLIDRRRTPGTGARSQKREARLDKVLSDMKRHKKLEEQILRTGRDLFSLDSEGPSPASPPLRSSGNTLFPRQRKY; this comes from the exons ATGTCCCTTGCCCTGGGCCATGGAACCATTGCAGGCAGCACAGCGGCGCCTCTGTCTGAAGAAGGGGAAGTGACTTCCGGCCTCCAGGCTCTAGCGGTGGAGGACACTGGAGGTCCCTCTGTCTCGGTTAGTAAGGccgaggaagaggggaaaggcaGTCAGGAGGAGGCCGGGCGTGAGGGATCCAGGGCTGAGGAGTCACTAGACGCTCCCAGCGCTGCGATCGACGAGCGTGCTGAGGGAGAATCCGAAGACTGGTGCGTGCCCTGCAGCGATGAGGAGGTGGAGCTGCCGGCCAATGGGCAGTCCTGGATGCCCCCACCCTCCGAAATCCAGCGGCTCTATGAACTGCTGGCCACCCAAGGTACTCTGGAGCTTCAAGCAGAGATCCTGCCCCGCCGGCCGCCTACTCCTGAGGCCCAGAGTGAAGAGGAGAGATCGGATGAAGAGCCAGAGgccaaagaagaggaggaggaaaa GCCGCACATGCCTACAGAATTTGACTTTGATGATGAGCCAATGACACCAAAGGACTCACTGATTGACAGAAGACGTACACCAG GAACCGGAGCCCGGAGCCAGAAACGGGAGGCTCGTCTGGATAAGGTCCTCTCAGACATGAAGCGACATAAGAAACTGGAGGAGCAGATCCTTCGGACCGGGAGAGACCTCTTCAGCTTAGACTCAGAGGGCCCCAGCCCTGCCAGCCCTCCACTCCGGTCCTCAGGAAATACTCTCTTTCCCAGGCAACGGAAGTACTGA
- the Prrt2 gene encoding proline-rich transmembrane protein 2 isoform X2: protein MAASSSEVSEMKGVEDSSNTQTEGPRHSEEGLGPAEVVAEIPDQPEALQPGPGITAAPVDSGPKAELAPETTETPVETSETVQATNLSLNPGEDSKTNPSPSSSPKEACQEPASKPEENREATAEQGSEQQSAAPPEPTSEPACLLNTQSDSQPTSQSPPKPPLQAEPPTQEDPTTEILTESTGEKQENGAVVPLQAGDGEEGPAPQPHSPPSTKTPPANGAPPRVLQKLVEEDRVGRAHGGHPGSPRGSLSRHPSSQLAGPGVEGGEGTQKPRDYIILAILSCFCPMWPVNIVAFAYAVMVSPKGPWPKRTMAPSFVPVSAQSPSNDTIPHLSAWIPLFQLRDLCVPLPRT from the coding sequence ATGGCAGCCAGCAGCTCTGAGGTCTCTGAGATGAAGGGGGTGGAAGACAGTTCCAACACCCAGACAGAAGGTCCCAGGCATTCTGAAGAAGGATTAGGTCCTGCCGAGGTTGTAGCAGAGATCCCAGATCAGCCAGAGGCCCTTCAGCCAGGCCCAGGCATCACTGCAGCCCCTGTAGACTCAGGGCCTAAGGCAGAGCTGGCACCAGAAACCACAGAGACCCCAGTTGAAACCTCAGAAACAGTCCAGGCCACAAACCTCAGCTTAAACCCAGGAGAAGACTCCAAGAccaaccccagccccagctccagccccAAAGAGGCATGCCAAGAGCCAGCATCCAAaccagaggagaacagagaagctaCCGCAGAGCAAGGGTCTGAGCAGCAGTCTGCAGCTCCTCCTGAGCCAACCTCAGAGCCTGCTTGTCTGCTAAATACCCAGTCAGACTCTCAGCCAACTTCCCAGTCTCCTCCTAAACCACCCCTTCAGGCAGAGCCCCCCACCCAAGAGGACCCTACCACAGAGATCCTGACAGAAAGTACaggggaaaaacaagaaaatggagCAGTGGTTCCCCTTCAGGCTGGGGACGGGGAAGAGGGCCCAGCCCCCCAGCCTCACTCACCACCCTCAACTAAAACACCCCCAGCCAATGGGGCTCCCCCCCGTGTGCTGCAGAAGCTGGTTGAGGAAGACAGAGTAGGAAGGGCTCATGGTGGGCATCCAGGATCTCCTCGGGGTAGCCTAAGCCGTCACCCCAGCTCCCAGCTGGCAGGGCCTGGGGTGGAAGGGGGTGAAGGCACCCAGAAACCTCGGGACTATATCATCCTTGCCATCCTGTCCTGCTTCTGCCCCATGTGGCCTGTCAACATTGTGGCCTTCGCTTATGCCGTCATGGTGAGCCCCAAGGGACCCTGGCCCAAGCGTACCATGGCTCCCAGCTTTGTGCCAGTGTCAGCACAGAGCCCCAGTAATGACACCATCCCTCACCTCTCTGCATGGATCCCACTTTTCCAATTGCGGGACCTTTGCGTGCCTCTCCCCAGGACCTAA
- the Maz gene encoding myc-associated zinc finger protein isoform X1, whose amino-acid sequence MFPVFPCTLLAPPFPVLGLDSRGVGGLMNSFPPPQGHAQNPLQVGAELQSRFFASQGCAQSPFQAAPAPPPTPQAPAAEPLQVDLLPVLAAAQESAAAAAAAAAAAAAVVTAPPAPAAASTVDTAALKQPPAPPPPPPAVSAPAAEAAPPAAAATIAAAAATAVVAPTSTVAVAPVASVLEKKTKSKGPYICALCAKEFKNGYNLRRHEAIHTGAKAGRVPSGAMKMPTMVPLSLLSVPQLSGASGGGGEAGAGGGTAAVAAGGVVTTTASGKRIRKNHACEMCGKAFRDVYHLNRHKLSHSDEKPYQCPVCQQRFKRKDRMSYHVRSHDGAVHKPYNCSHCGKSFSRPDHLNSHVRQVHSTERPFKCEKCEAAFATKDRLRAHTVRHEEKVPCHVCGKMLSSAYISDHMKVHSQGPHHVCELCNKGFTTAAYLRIHAVKDHGLQAPRADRILCKLCSVHCKTPAQLAGHMQTHLGGAAPPIPGDAPQPQPTC is encoded by the exons ATGTTCCCCGTGTTCCCTTGCACGCTGCTGGCCCCCCCCTTCCCCGTGCTGGGCCTGGACTCCCGGGGGGTGGGCGGCCTCATGAACTCCTTCCCGCCACCTCAGGGTCACGCCCAGAACCCCCTGCAGGTCGGGGCTGAGCTCCAGTCCCGCTTCTTTGCCTCCCAGGGCTGCGCCCAGAGTCCATTCCAG GCCGCGCCAGCGCCCCCACCCACGCCCCAGGCCCCGGCGGCCGAGCCCCTCCAAGTGGACTTGCTCCCGGTTCTCGCCGCCGCGCAGGAATCAGCCGCGGCGGCTGCAGCAGCTGCGGCGGCTGCCGCTGCAGTGGTTACTGCACCCCCGGCCCCTGCTGCCGCCTCCACAGTGGACACAGCGGCCCTGAAGCAGCCTCCGGCGCCTCCTCCGCCACCCCCTGCCGTATCCGCACCAGCCGCCGAGGCCGCGCCCCCCGCCGCGGCCGCCACTATCGCCGCAGCGGCTGCCACCGCTGTCGTTGCCCCAACCTCGACGGTCGCTGTGGCCCCGGTTGCATCTGTGTtggagaagaagacaaagagCAAGGGGCCCTACATTTGCGCCTTGTGCGCCAAGGAGTTCAAGAACGGCTACAACCTCCGAAGGCACGAAGCCATCCACACAGGAGCCAAGGCTGGCCGGGTCCCTTCGGGTGCTATGAAGATGCCCACCATGGTGCCCCTGAGCCTCTTGAGCGTCCCCCAGCTGAGCGGGGccagcgggggtgggggtgaagcCGGGGCTGGCGGCGGCACGGCCGCGGTGGCGGCCGGTGGCGTTGTGACCACGACTGCCTCTGGAAAGCGCATCCGGAAGAATCACGCCTGCGAGATGTGCGGCAAGGCCTTCCGCGACGTCTACCATCTGAACCGACATAAGCTGTCGCATTCGGACGAGAAGCCCTACCAGTGCCCTGTGTGCCAGCAGCGCTTCAAGCGCAAGGACCGCATGAGTTACCACGTGCGCTCACATGACGGCGCTGTGCACAAGCCCTACAACTGCTCCCACTGTGGCAAGAGCTTCTCCCG GCCGGATCACCTCAACAGTCACGTCAGACAAGTGCATTCAACAGAGCGGCCCTTCAAATGTGAG AAATGTGAGGCAGCTTTTGCTACGAAGGATCGACTCCGAGCGCACACAGTACGACACGAGGAGAAGGTGCCATGTCATGTGTGTGGCAAGATGTTGAGCTCGGCTTATATTTCGGACCACATGAAGGTGCACAGCCAGGGCCCTCACCATGTCTGTGAGCTCTGCAACAAAG GCTTCACCACAGCAGCATACCTGCGCATCCACGCGGTGAAGGACCATGGGCTCCAGGCCCCGCGGGCTGACCGCATCCTGTGCAAGCTGTGCAGCGTGCACTGCAAGACCCCTGCCCAGCTGGCCGGCCACATGCAGACCCATCTGGGGGGGGCCGCCCCTCCTATCCCGGGAGATGCCCCCCAGCCACAGCCTACCTGCTGA